The proteins below come from a single Holdemania massiliensis genomic window:
- a CDS encoding PTS sugar transporter subunit IIC: MKKFFDRFMQILEKYGGKLQQMTYLIAIKDAFTDLMPIIIIGSFATLISNVICSPKNGLAQFAGFGFLEQFTSIFSTINYATMSFLAIYLVYRIGHKMAEIRGTAPVLSGFVALACYVTLLPTSVQTSAGEELITLSNVVSAGYTNSQGMFMAIIVGIASAELFSALIKSGKLQIKMPDSVPAGVSRSFEVLFPAMITALIFGVIGFLFVKGTGYYIPDMITKTLQAPMESIMQHPAGVIVLALVCQLFWMIGIHGSQMIGVVRNTIGMAAIAANLAAYEAGLPMPNIFTYTFWNTYVTIGGCGNTIGLVIAIYLFSKREDNRSMAKLSTIPMIFGINEPMIFGMPIVLNPLLAIPFILAPMVTAAIGYVATAIGFAGAAFITVPFTVPPILNAYLTTAGSIGAVITQILCIVVSVVIYIPFVKLLNKQGEEA, translated from the coding sequence ATGAAAAAATTCTTCGACCGCTTTATGCAGATTTTAGAGAAATATGGCGGAAAACTACAGCAGATGACCTATCTGATCGCGATTAAGGATGCTTTTACAGATTTAATGCCGATCATCATTATCGGATCCTTTGCCACCTTGATCAGCAATGTAATCTGCAGCCCAAAAAACGGTCTGGCACAATTTGCCGGGTTTGGCTTCCTGGAACAGTTTACATCCATTTTCAGTACGATTAACTATGCAACGATGAGTTTTCTGGCCATTTATCTGGTTTATCGAATCGGGCACAAAATGGCGGAAATTCGTGGGACAGCCCCTGTTTTAAGCGGATTTGTAGCTTTAGCCTGTTATGTAACATTATTGCCAACTTCGGTGCAGACATCCGCCGGGGAAGAGTTGATTACCCTTTCCAATGTTGTTTCTGCCGGTTACACGAATTCGCAGGGAATGTTCATGGCGATCATTGTCGGGATTGCATCCGCAGAATTATTCAGTGCTTTGATCAAAAGCGGAAAACTGCAGATCAAAATGCCGGACAGTGTTCCTGCCGGAGTTTCACGTTCCTTCGAAGTTTTGTTTCCAGCAATGATCACAGCGCTGATCTTTGGTGTAATCGGTTTCTTGTTTGTCAAGGGTACAGGTTATTATATTCCGGACATGATTACAAAAACATTGCAGGCGCCAATGGAAAGCATTATGCAGCATCCAGCTGGAGTCATCGTCCTTGCGTTAGTCTGTCAGTTATTCTGGATGATCGGTATTCATGGATCGCAGATGATCGGCGTTGTCCGCAATACTATTGGCATGGCGGCCATTGCGGCGAATCTGGCGGCATACGAAGCAGGACTGCCGATGCCGAATATCTTCACCTATACTTTCTGGAACACCTATGTGACCATTGGCGGATGCGGCAATACGATCGGATTAGTGATTGCGATCTACCTTTTCTCCAAGCGAGAGGATAATCGTTCAATGGCAAAATTATCAACCATTCCAATGATTTTTGGAATCAATGAACCAATGATTTTCGGAATGCCGATTGTACTGAATCCGTTATTAGCAATTCCGTTCATCCTGGCGCCGATGGTCACCGCGGCCATTGGTTATGTAGCTACCGCCATTGGCTTTGCCGGAGCGGCATTCATCACTGTACCGTTTACAGTCCCACCGATTCTCAACGCTTATTTGACTACGGCGGGCAGTATCGGAGCTGTAATTACTCAGATTCTCTGTATTGTTGTTTCCGTTGTCATTTACATCCCTTTTGTCAAACTGCTGAATAAGCAGGGTGAAGAAGCTTAG
- a CDS encoding glycoside hydrolase domain-containing protein, producing MKKRLSKTMKYFFLIALLFGLLPPSPIQAEGMPAAFRPRIQEKANAEQAITMGAYFDNPYQHTLQSDYEEARRTSQDRWTDTVWQNDVLDAKITVWAGEESLDQLEIQAGDFVNGTHRIAAENADIRWLHETMANIGSADPEAPVIAYPDVIHQGGVTQLDAGQLKSAWITLTIPKDAFPGTYTGTFQIRAAGSKTITLTLTFEVLDLTAPDSWNGETQIELWQHPYTTARYYQTTPFSDEHKNDLLAQLQEYAQMGGRGVIATIVEEAWNHQSYDSDPSMIRWTRTAEGVYSFDYTDFDQWIELAIQAGVLDPAANRGQIKAYSIAPWGNIVTMYDELSDTDLRLTLVPGSEEWTAAWTAFLEDFMRHTIEKGWFDITYISMDEREMEVLQPCVDLIERLRSDTGKSFKISSAMNYSSGDDYSFLDRIDDVSVSLIHVQDKSKAMQKLAQHRRELGLLTTIYTCTGQYPSAYTISDMADTAWTMWYSMKQGVDGFLRWSWDGWVEDPLTDVSYRTFEPGDPWLIYPAERDTAGEVFYESPRYKMLKQGIRDINKAKWLQSLSSETSTAITQLVQSLKRPKMKINQYGSATYARASDRQLVQNEVRRMRNGLDEIARAYIQSRRIPITGVEKPMQSLSLRSGKSRQIRIEPIPYNANPLTWIYSSSDETLVSVDEAGVITAIQTGMAVITAYAEENPQVQAVIEVTVLDPAKAPGKKAERSVNTQQEVWNKRKSD from the coding sequence ATGAAAAAACGTTTGTCCAAGACCATGAAATATTTCTTCCTCATCGCTTTGCTTTTTGGATTGCTTCCTCCATCCCCGATTCAAGCAGAGGGAATGCCGGCAGCGTTCCGTCCGCGGATTCAGGAAAAAGCGAATGCGGAACAAGCCATAACAATGGGAGCTTATTTTGACAATCCATATCAGCACACCTTGCAGTCTGATTATGAAGAGGCGCGGCGCACAAGCCAGGATCGATGGACGGATACCGTCTGGCAAAATGATGTGCTGGATGCGAAAATTACTGTCTGGGCGGGGGAGGAATCGCTTGATCAGCTGGAAATCCAAGCCGGTGATTTTGTCAATGGAACTCATCGCATCGCGGCAGAAAATGCGGATATTCGCTGGCTGCATGAAACGATGGCCAACATTGGCAGCGCAGATCCTGAAGCTCCGGTTATCGCTTATCCCGATGTCATTCATCAGGGTGGTGTCACACAGCTTGATGCAGGACAGCTGAAATCCGCCTGGATCACACTGACGATTCCCAAAGATGCGTTTCCAGGAACCTATACCGGCACCTTTCAAATCCGTGCGGCGGGAAGCAAAACCATCACGCTGACGTTGACCTTTGAGGTCCTTGATCTGACTGCCCCGGACAGCTGGAATGGTGAAACGCAGATTGAGCTTTGGCAGCATCCTTATACCACAGCCCGATATTATCAAACAACGCCTTTCAGCGATGAACATAAAAATGATCTGCTTGCGCAGCTGCAGGAATACGCGCAGATGGGCGGCCGGGGTGTGATCGCCACCATCGTTGAAGAAGCCTGGAATCATCAGTCCTACGATAGTGATCCGTCGATGATTCGCTGGACACGTACTGCCGAGGGTGTGTACAGCTTTGATTATACCGATTTTGACCAGTGGATCGAGCTGGCAATTCAGGCCGGCGTGCTGGATCCAGCAGCCAACCGCGGACAGATCAAAGCTTACAGTATCGCACCCTGGGGCAATATCGTAACGATGTATGATGAACTGAGTGATACGGATCTGCGTTTAACGTTGGTTCCGGGCAGCGAAGAATGGACGGCAGCCTGGACGGCATTTCTGGAAGATTTCATGCGGCACACAATTGAAAAGGGCTGGTTTGATATCACCTACATTTCCATGGATGAGCGCGAGATGGAGGTGCTGCAGCCCTGCGTGGATTTAATTGAAAGGTTGCGCAGCGACACCGGAAAAAGTTTTAAAATTTCATCGGCGATGAATTATTCCAGCGGTGATGATTATTCGTTCCTGGATCGAATTGACGATGTTTCCGTCAGCCTGATTCACGTTCAGGATAAGTCAAAAGCCATGCAGAAGCTTGCGCAGCATCGCCGTGAGCTGGGTTTATTGACGACAATTTACACCTGTACCGGTCAATATCCCAGTGCCTATACGATTTCAGATATGGCGGATACCGCCTGGACAATGTGGTATTCAATGAAGCAGGGCGTCGATGGATTTCTGCGCTGGTCCTGGGATGGCTGGGTGGAGGATCCGCTGACCGATGTTTCGTATCGAACCTTTGAGCCGGGGGATCCATGGCTGATCTACCCTGCTGAGCGGGATACTGCGGGCGAAGTTTTCTACGAATCACCGCGCTACAAAATGTTGAAGCAGGGAATTCGCGATATCAACAAAGCCAAGTGGCTCCAGAGCCTATCCAGTGAAACCAGCACCGCCATCACTCAGCTGGTCCAGTCGCTCAAGCGTCCAAAGATGAAGATCAATCAATATGGCAGTGCGACATATGCCCGTGCCTCTGACCGACAACTTGTCCAAAATGAAGTTCGGCGCATGCGAAACGGCCTTGATGAAATCGCACGAGCCTATATTCAATCGCGCAGGATCCCGATCACCGGGGTTGAAAAACCAATGCAAAGCCTGTCACTGCGCAGCGGGAAAAGCCGGCAGATCCGGATCGAGCCGATTCCCTACAACGCCAATCCGCTCACCTGGATCTATAGCAGCAGTGATGAAACACTGGTTTCTGTCGATGAAGCCGGCGTCATCACCGCCATTCAAACTGGCATGGCAGTCATCACAGCCTATGCAGAAGAAAATCCGCAAGTTCAGGCTGTGATTGAAGTCACCGTTCTCGATCCGGCAAAGGCTCCCGGCAAAAAAGCCGAACGGTCGGTAAATACACAGCAGGAAGTCTGGAACAAGCGGAAATCGGACTAA
- a CDS encoding PTS lactose/cellobiose transporter subunit IIA has translation MQGLELISFQIISAVGTARSCYIEAIHLAKNGKFDEAEALMKEGQTVFIEGHHAHAELIQKEASGEKSEFALLLMHAEDQLMSAEAFGILAQEFIDVYRKINE, from the coding sequence ATGCAGGGATTAGAGTTAATCAGTTTTCAAATCATCAGCGCTGTGGGAACCGCCCGTTCCTGCTATATCGAAGCCATTCATTTGGCAAAAAACGGAAAGTTTGACGAAGCTGAGGCCTTGATGAAAGAAGGGCAGACTGTTTTTATTGAAGGTCATCATGCCCATGCGGAATTAATCCAAAAAGAAGCATCCGGTGAAAAATCTGAATTTGCTTTACTCTTAATGCACGCAGAGGATCAGCTGATGAGTGCTGAAGCTTTTGGAATTCTGGCTCAGGAATTTATTGATGTCTACCGAAAAATAAACGAATGA
- a CDS encoding MarR family winged helix-turn-helix transcriptional regulator, with amino-acid sequence MEAKDRQFYVLLSALCTTYTQSIDQQIANWINPHYLKVLEYIRKHEGVKPGELAEVFRMSKSNVTKIVTYFVNNDFVEREIEQKDRRSLHLKTTAYGRKVCREADAIIMHFAALMAEAFADEEREPFMQRLILAMQKINAESHVMLKDGDDFSDTRF; translated from the coding sequence ATGGAAGCCAAAGACAGACAATTTTATGTGCTGCTTTCAGCGTTATGCACAACTTATACGCAGTCGATTGATCAACAGATCGCAAACTGGATTAATCCTCATTATTTAAAGGTTCTTGAATATATACGGAAACATGAAGGTGTAAAACCAGGTGAATTGGCGGAAGTTTTTCGCATGTCAAAATCCAATGTCACAAAGATTGTCACCTATTTTGTGAACAATGATTTTGTGGAACGGGAGATCGAACAGAAGGACCGCCGCAGTCTGCATTTAAAGACGACCGCTTATGGCCGGAAGGTTTGCCGGGAAGCGGATGCGATCATCATGCATTTTGCTGCGTTGATGGCCGAGGCCTTTGCGGATGAGGAGCGGGAACCGTTTATGCAGCGGCTGATTCTGGCCATGCAGAAGATCAACGCGGAATCGCATGTCATGCTCAAAGACGGCGATGATTTCTCCGACACCCGTTTCTAA
- a CDS encoding PTS sugar transporter subunit IIB, whose product MRKIALFCAGGFSTSILVNKMKAAAQEEGYACEIDAYSVSEVASRAKDADIVLLGPQIRFNQESIKKQVSCPVAVIDMRAYGTVNGKAVLDQVKKVLND is encoded by the coding sequence ATGAGAAAAATTGCATTGTTTTGTGCAGGCGGATTCAGTACAAGTATTTTAGTCAACAAAATGAAAGCGGCAGCTCAAGAAGAAGGTTATGCGTGCGAAATTGATGCCTATTCCGTATCAGAAGTGGCTTCCCGTGCCAAAGACGCCGATATCGTACTGCTTGGCCCGCAAATCCGGTTTAATCAGGAAAGCATAAAAAAACAGGTCAGCTGTCCGGTTGCCGTGATTGATATGCGAGCTTACGGTACCGTTAACGGTAAAGCAGTTTTGGATCAGGTTAAAAAAGTATTAAACGACTAG
- a CDS encoding sugar O-acetyltransferase, with protein MMSEQEKMLAGMLYTAQDPELVAAHRRALRLTQRYNATGEDQAEEREALIQELLGSFGEDGVIMPPFRCDYGSQIEIGDHFFANYDCLFLDVCSITIGNHVMLGPRVCLYTAAHPLSSEVRDTGLEYGKPITIGNSVWIGGNVIVNPGVTIGNNVVIGAGSVVTHDLPDGVIAAGNPCRVLRRISDEDRKFWLARQQEWQSR; from the coding sequence ATGATGAGTGAACAAGAAAAAATGCTGGCGGGGATGTTATATACCGCTCAGGATCCTGAACTTGTGGCGGCGCATCGGCGTGCTCTGCGTTTAACGCAGCGCTACAATGCAACAGGGGAAGACCAGGCTGAGGAGCGGGAAGCGCTGATCCAGGAGCTCTTGGGGAGTTTTGGCGAAGATGGGGTAATTATGCCGCCCTTTCGTTGCGATTACGGCAGCCAGATCGAAATCGGCGATCATTTCTTCGCTAATTATGACTGTCTGTTTCTGGATGTCTGCTCGATTACCATCGGCAATCATGTCATGCTGGGACCGCGGGTTTGTCTGTATACCGCAGCCCATCCGCTCAGCAGTGAAGTGCGGGATACCGGACTGGAATACGGCAAGCCGATCACGATCGGCAATTCTGTCTGGATCGGCGGCAATGTCATTGTGAATCCGGGAGTTACGATTGGCAATAATGTGGTGATCGGAGCCGGATCGGTCGTGACCCATGATCTGCCTGACGGCGTCATCGCAGCCGGCAATCCATGCCGGGTGCTGCGCAGGATCAGTGATGAAGACCGAAAGTTCTGGCTTGCGCGCCAACAGGAATGGCAGTCGCGCTGA
- a CDS encoding MurR/RpiR family transcriptional regulator codes for MIIEQLKHSELFTKAENEVVEFILENPRRVTEMTIDELAGQTFSSNSSIVRICKKVGMKGFSEFKIKIASELNTFILTQSRLDPDIPISPGSTREEIAREILNLQYQALTDIYNTLDFDQVWKAAQLIDQSDLVLMYGRGESLLPLRCLQADLVRIGKRSSCESIIGFDAVFPCDDQIKKCAVILTQYGDSKQIGEAFNELHRENIPIIMIHGNQKNMLSKRAAVSISFDNMETHSKFAACASRVTKYYILDLIYSFLFSMHYNKNIKSVMEHSELVFERRKRMNNLQEEEIIHKVK; via the coding sequence ATGATCATAGAACAGTTGAAACACAGCGAGCTATTCACAAAGGCGGAAAATGAAGTCGTTGAATTCATTCTGGAAAATCCGCGGCGGGTTACAGAAATGACCATTGATGAATTAGCAGGTCAAACCTTTTCTTCCAATTCCTCGATCGTAAGAATCTGTAAAAAAGTAGGGATGAAAGGCTTTTCCGAGTTTAAAATCAAGATTGCCAGCGAACTGAATACTTTTATCCTCACGCAAAGTCGTCTTGATCCGGATATCCCGATTTCGCCGGGATCCACCCGCGAGGAAATTGCCCGTGAAATCCTGAATCTGCAGTATCAAGCGCTGACCGATATTTATAATACGTTGGATTTCGATCAAGTCTGGAAAGCAGCCCAGCTCATCGATCAGAGTGATTTGGTTTTAATGTACGGTCGAGGAGAGAGCTTGCTTCCGCTGCGCTGCCTGCAGGCTGATTTGGTGCGGATTGGCAAACGCAGCAGCTGTGAGTCCATTATTGGGTTTGATGCTGTCTTTCCCTGCGATGATCAGATTAAGAAGTGCGCGGTTATCCTGACGCAGTATGGAGATAGCAAGCAGATCGGTGAGGCTTTTAATGAACTGCACCGGGAGAATATTCCAATTATTATGATTCATGGAAATCAGAAAAATATGCTTTCAAAAAGAGCGGCGGTTTCGATCAGTTTTGACAACATGGAAACTCATTCGAAATTTGCAGCGTGCGCCTCACGGGTAACGAAGTATTATATCTTGGATCTCATCTATTCTTTTTTATTTTCGATGCACTATAATAAAAATATAAAATCCGTGATGGAACATTCGGAACTGGTTTTTGAACGTCGGAAACGAATGAATAACCTTCAAGAGGAGGAAATTATTCACAAAGTCAAATGA
- a CDS encoding AEC family transporter: protein MNSFTVAVNAIIPITAVMILGFAARKKGIVSETSLNDFNKVVFRCCLPLSLFESIIQIDSSSIANPLLIGYCMVFLCLIIGMGILVLHRSSMSKAKKGVFVQALFRSNFVILGLPIVESIYGRENVGITSVMVALLVPFLNVAAVLILQIYSGKKINLKSTLEALIKNPMIIGAVLGLIGVSCGFSMPSLGSAVLASITKMTTPLALFVLGGTFQFHTLAENRFLLTGLTFLRLILIPALGLAGAVLLSFRGVELISMLVLFGGPVAVASYPMAQQMGLDGEFAAQAVLVTTLLVLGTLFMFITGLGTFNLI from the coding sequence ATGAACAGTTTTACTGTGGCGGTGAATGCCATCATACCCATCACAGCAGTGATGATCCTGGGTTTTGCAGCGCGAAAGAAAGGAATTGTAAGCGAAACCTCTCTGAACGATTTTAACAAAGTTGTGTTCCGGTGTTGCCTGCCGTTATCTTTATTTGAAAGTATTATTCAGATTGATTCGTCCAGTATTGCGAATCCGTTATTAATTGGCTACTGCATGGTTTTTCTGTGTTTGATTATCGGCATGGGGATCTTGGTTCTGCACCGCTCATCCATGAGCAAAGCGAAAAAAGGGGTTTTTGTTCAGGCGCTGTTTCGAAGCAATTTCGTTATTTTAGGACTTCCGATAGTGGAAAGTATTTACGGCCGGGAAAATGTTGGGATAACCTCTGTCATGGTGGCGTTGCTTGTGCCGTTTTTGAATGTAGCGGCAGTCTTAATACTTCAAATTTATTCGGGTAAGAAGATTAATTTAAAAAGTACGTTGGAAGCACTGATAAAAAATCCCATGATTATTGGTGCCGTTCTGGGTCTGATAGGAGTATCCTGCGGGTTTTCCATGCCTTCTTTAGGTTCGGCTGTGCTGGCTTCCATTACCAAGATGACGACCCCGCTGGCGTTGTTTGTGCTTGGCGGAACCTTCCAGTTTCATACTCTGGCTGAAAATCGTTTTCTGTTAACAGGTTTGACGTTTCTGCGTTTGATTCTGATTCCTGCGCTGGGCTTGGCGGGAGCGGTTTTGCTTTCATTCCGCGGTGTGGAACTGATCAGCATGCTGGTACTGTTTGGCGGGCCTGTTGCCGTCGCTTCTTATCCCATGGCTCAGCAAATGGGATTAGACGGTGAATTCGCAGCCCAAGCTGTGTTAGTGACGACGCTTTTGGTCTTAGGCACTTTATTTATGTTTATCACGGGATTGGGAACTTTCAATCTGATATAG
- a CDS encoding glycoside hydrolase family 1 protein — protein sequence MYSEEKFPKDFLWGGAIAANQAEGAYLEDGKGLSIADGFPDGFRGRFDYPLQENTYYPSHEAIDFYHHYKEDLALMEGMHFNAFRTSIAWSRIFPNGDETEPNEKGLQFYDDLFDEMLKRGMEPVITLSHYETPMHLAMEYGGWTNRKLIDYFLRFCRVVFERYGKKVKYWMTFNEINNMRRTPRNAGAVFVKPEENLDQAIYQASHHMFVASALAVKLGHEMMPGAKIGGMFSLSNVYPNTCNPQDVFETLELRRSSLFFSDVMMRGKYPKYIYRIWDQKNVNVQMEEGDLEIIAQYPCDYLAFSYYRSTTHVYGEPFCGHTGGDQGTPNPYLQSTPWGWQIDPLGFRYTLNELYDRYQKPLFVVENGLGQIDEIAEDGKIHDEYRINYTREHIRAMKEAIKDGVELMGYTYWGPIDIISAGTGEMKKRYGFIYVDKDNEGHGTLKRMKKDSYDWYAKVIKSNGEDLD from the coding sequence GTGTACAGCGAAGAAAAGTTTCCAAAAGATTTTTTATGGGGTGGTGCAATTGCGGCCAATCAAGCCGAAGGTGCATACCTGGAAGATGGGAAAGGATTGAGTATTGCCGATGGATTTCCGGATGGGTTCCGGGGCAGGTTTGATTATCCCTTGCAGGAGAATACCTATTATCCAAGCCATGAAGCGATAGATTTCTATCATCACTACAAAGAAGATCTTGCTTTAATGGAAGGCATGCATTTTAATGCATTTCGTACATCCATTGCCTGGTCGCGAATTTTCCCAAACGGGGATGAAACAGAACCCAATGAAAAAGGTTTGCAATTCTACGATGATCTGTTTGATGAGATGCTGAAACGAGGAATGGAACCTGTAATCACCCTGTCTCATTATGAAACGCCGATGCATTTGGCGATGGAATACGGGGGCTGGACCAATCGTAAGCTGATTGATTATTTTCTGAGATTTTGCCGGGTTGTATTTGAACGTTATGGTAAAAAAGTTAAGTATTGGATGACGTTTAACGAAATCAACAACATGCGGCGGACACCTAGAAATGCCGGAGCGGTCTTTGTTAAACCGGAAGAAAATCTTGATCAGGCGATATATCAGGCAAGTCATCACATGTTTGTTGCCAGCGCTCTGGCTGTGAAATTAGGACATGAGATGATGCCAGGGGCTAAGATCGGCGGAATGTTCTCTCTGAGCAACGTTTACCCTAATACATGTAACCCTCAGGATGTTTTTGAAACTCTAGAATTGCGCCGATCTTCCTTATTTTTCTCGGATGTCATGATGCGTGGAAAGTATCCGAAATACATTTACCGGATTTGGGATCAGAAAAACGTTAACGTTCAGATGGAAGAAGGAGACCTTGAAATTATTGCGCAGTACCCGTGCGATTATCTGGCTTTCAGCTATTATCGTTCAACGACGCATGTGTATGGGGAACCCTTCTGCGGACATACAGGCGGGGATCAAGGAACACCTAATCCTTATCTGCAAAGTACGCCATGGGGATGGCAAATTGATCCGCTTGGATTCCGATATACGCTCAATGAACTTTATGACCGTTATCAGAAACCGTTGTTTGTCGTGGAAAACGGTCTGGGACAAATTGATGAAATTGCGGAAGATGGAAAGATTCACGATGAATATCGCATCAATTATACAAGGGAGCATATCCGGGCAATGAAAGAAGCCATAAAAGATGGCGTAGAACTGATGGGCTACACATATTGGGGTCCAATTGATATTATTTCCGCCGGTACCGGTGAAATGAAGAAACGTTATGGTTTTATTTATGTTGACAAAGACAATGAAGGTCATGGAACATTAAAACGGATGAAAAAGGACAGCTATGACTGGTATGCCAAAGTTATTAAGTCCAATGGGGAAGATTTAGATTAG
- a CDS encoding MATE family efflux transporter → MENKMGTMPMKKLLATMSLPIMLSMLIQACYNIVDSMFVARYSQEALAAVSLAFPIQMLIIAVSVGTAVGVNSLLSRRLGEGRMEEVNKAAQHGILLALISAAVFAVFGLSAARAFANLFTTSADIASQAALYIGIVTVFCFGVFVQIVMERIMQATGNAVYNMVMQGIGALVNIILDPILIFGFFGFPAMGILGAAIATVSGQILAMVLGAWIIHKQIPFIHLGVKGFSFSWDICRQIYSVGFPAIIMQSVASVMTLGMNMILLPYSELAISVYSVYAKLQQFIFMPVLGMNSALIAIVGYNFGAQKKQRINQAARYSLIAAVLIMALGTVLFQLAPKWLLGMFNASEEMLAIGIPALKTISLSFVFAGVSIVLCSIFQALDDGMLSLWVSLGRQLILVLPLAWLLSRWGGLNVLWLAFVISEGLCMLFSIGAYRRVKLRQIDVLAD, encoded by the coding sequence ATGGAAAATAAAATGGGGACGATGCCGATGAAGAAACTGTTGGCGACGATGTCGCTGCCGATCATGCTTTCAATGTTGATCCAGGCTTGCTACAACATTGTCGACAGTATGTTTGTTGCACGCTATTCCCAAGAAGCGCTGGCGGCCGTGTCGCTGGCCTTTCCGATCCAGATGCTGATCATCGCAGTTTCCGTGGGCACAGCGGTCGGGGTCAATTCCCTGCTTTCCCGGCGTTTGGGAGAGGGCAGAATGGAGGAAGTCAATAAAGCGGCGCAGCATGGGATTCTGTTAGCCTTGATCAGTGCGGCGGTGTTTGCGGTCTTTGGTCTGAGTGCGGCCAGAGCCTTTGCGAATCTGTTTACGACATCTGCCGACATCGCTTCCCAAGCGGCCTTGTATATTGGAATCGTAACGGTATTCTGCTTCGGCGTGTTTGTGCAGATCGTCATGGAAAGAATTATGCAGGCAACGGGAAATGCGGTTTACAACATGGTCATGCAGGGAATCGGAGCCCTGGTCAACATCATTCTCGATCCGATCTTAATCTTCGGCTTCTTCGGCTTTCCTGCAATGGGAATTCTGGGGGCAGCGATCGCGACGGTAAGCGGACAGATCCTGGCAATGGTTCTGGGCGCGTGGATTATTCATAAACAGATTCCGTTTATTCATCTGGGAGTGAAAGGATTTTCGTTTTCCTGGGATATCTGCCGTCAGATTTATTCGGTGGGTTTTCCGGCGATCATCATGCAGTCGGTTGCCTCGGTGATGACGCTGGGGATGAACATGATTCTGCTGCCTTATTCAGAGCTGGCGATTTCGGTTTACAGCGTTTATGCCAAGCTGCAGCAGTTTATCTTCATGCCGGTCCTGGGCATGAACAGCGCACTGATCGCGATTGTGGGCTATAATTTTGGGGCGCAGAAAAAACAGCGGATCAATCAGGCTGCCCGATATTCTTTGATCGCTGCGGTCCTGATCATGGCCTTGGGAACGGTGCTGTTTCAGCTGGCGCCGAAATGGCTGTTAGGCATGTTTAATGCTTCCGAAGAAATGCTGGCGATCGGCATTCCGGCATTAAAAACAATTTCCCTCTCCTTTGTTTTTGCCGGGGTTTCGATTGTGCTCTGTTCGATTTTTCAGGCGCTGGATGACGGAATGCTTTCTCTGTGGGTTTCTCTGGGCCGCCAGCTGATCCTGGTGCTGCCGCTGGCCTGGCTGCTTTCTCGATGGGGCGGGCTGAATGTGCTGTGGCTAGCTTTTGTCATCTCCGAAGGGCTGTGCATGCTTTTTAGCATTGGCGCTTACCGCAGAGTAAAGCTGCGGCAGATTGATGTGCTGGCAGACTGA